One region of Limnospira fusiformis SAG 85.79 genomic DNA includes:
- a CDS encoding ATP-binding protein, with protein MSLNLGRFFRACNPRYTLNISKPEDRQYYIDFSTVRGSNVIRELKRTITFSDHQPTCQLFTGHIGCGKSTELSRLKTELEADKFHVVYFESSQDLDMADVDISDILLAIARQVSQSLENSGVCLQPKRFQGILKSAANLLNTEITSFRSNIPVVGDIGVSQDSEGFSLAFGIGEITAKAKDSRDVRSLLRQHLEPRVNNIIEVINQELITPAQQQLQQRGQAGLVVIIDNLDRIDNKAKFGIRTQPEYLFVDRGEQLNKLLCHVIYTIPLILTFSNDKEAVSNRFGSPAKLLPMVRVKERDGSDCEPGINLLRQMVLARAFPELNQTDRLREIPKLFDSTSTLDYLCQMSGGHVRNLLILLFNCLQKDDPPFSRTMIERVISERRNELGKAITPDEWELLRQVSQQKTVRGEEEYQTLLRSLFVFEYCDHDGSWFDLNPVLEGAKDFDKD; from the coding sequence ATGTCCCTAAACCTTGGACGATTCTTTCGAGCCTGTAACCCGCGATACACTCTGAATATATCGAAACCTGAAGATCGACAATACTATATTGATTTTTCAACAGTTCGGGGTTCTAATGTAATTCGGGAACTGAAACGGACGATCACCTTTTCTGACCATCAACCTACCTGTCAATTATTTACCGGACATATAGGCTGTGGAAAATCCACCGAATTATCACGATTAAAAACTGAGTTAGAAGCGGATAAATTCCATGTAGTTTACTTCGAGTCTTCCCAGGACTTAGATATGGCAGATGTCGATATTAGTGACATCTTACTGGCGATCGCTCGCCAAGTTTCCCAAAGTTTAGAAAATAGTGGTGTCTGTCTGCAACCCAAACGCTTTCAAGGCATTCTGAAAAGCGCCGCCAACCTTCTGAATACAGAAATTACCAGTTTTCGGAGCAATATTCCCGTCGTCGGTGATATTGGTGTTAGCCAAGACTCCGAGGGTTTTTCTCTGGCTTTTGGGATTGGTGAAATTACCGCCAAAGCCAAAGACTCAAGGGATGTGCGATCGCTATTAAGACAACACCTAGAACCCCGAGTTAATAACATTATTGAAGTCATTAACCAGGAATTAATCACCCCCGCTCAACAACAACTACAGCAACGGGGACAAGCCGGATTAGTCGTGATTATTGACAACCTAGATCGCATCGATAATAAAGCCAAATTCGGCATCCGTACCCAACCAGAATATTTATTTGTAGATAGGGGTGAACAACTCAATAAACTTCTGTGTCATGTCATCTATACAATTCCCCTAATTCTCACCTTTTCCAACGATAAAGAAGCCGTTAGCAACCGCTTTGGTTCCCCCGCCAAACTGCTACCAATGGTCAGAGTCAAAGAACGAGACGGTAGCGACTGCGAACCCGGAATTAATCTGCTCAGACAAATGGTATTAGCACGAGCATTTCCAGAATTAAACCAAACCGATCGCCTCCGTGAAATCCCTAAATTATTTGACTCTACCAGCACCCTCGATTATCTCTGTCAGATGAGTGGTGGTCATGTGCGAAACCTGCTAATTTTACTATTTAATTGTCTACAAAAAGACGATCCACCCTTCAGTCGCACCATGATTGAACGGGTAATTAGCGAGAGACGCAACGAATTAGGAAAAGCCATCACCCCCGACGAGTGGGAACTTCTCCGCCAAGTTTCGCAGCAGAAAACCGTCCGAGGAGAGGAAGAATATCAAACTCTCCTCCGCAGTCTATTTGTCTTTGAATATTGCGATCATGATGGTAGTTGGTTTGACCTTAATCCCGTCTTAGAAGGCGCTAAGGATTTTGACAAAGATTAA
- a CDS encoding Npun_F5749 family FMN-dependent PPOX-type flavoprotein: MAIIKTPVWRLALVAAMHRNRSLSYSRYLQLATVRLDGRPANRTVVFRGFMTKGDRLKFVTDTRSQKVIEIAENPWGEACWYFPKTREQFRISGQLTIVEYAEHLCDQSWQELSEAAKSQFFWPDPGQQRRDSGHANFDPPDPIPQQPPPNFSVLLLTPERVDHLQLRGEPQNRTIYDAQSNGTWKGKAVNP, translated from the coding sequence ATGGCAATCATAAAAACTCCTGTCTGGAGATTAGCGTTGGTGGCGGCTATGCACCGAAACCGTAGCCTTTCCTATTCCCGTTATTTACAGTTAGCGACGGTTCGCCTGGACGGACGACCGGCTAATCGGACGGTAGTATTTAGGGGGTTTATGACTAAGGGCGATCGCCTTAAATTTGTGACGGACACCCGCAGCCAAAAGGTGATAGAAATTGCCGAAAATCCTTGGGGTGAGGCTTGCTGGTATTTTCCGAAAACCCGAGAACAGTTCCGCATCTCTGGTCAGTTAACCATAGTAGAGTACGCAGAGCATCTATGTGATCAGAGTTGGCAGGAGTTATCAGAGGCAGCCAAAAGTCAATTTTTCTGGCCGGATCCTGGTCAACAGCGGCGCGACTCGGGCCACGCTAATTTTGACCCTCCCGACCCCATTCCCCAACAGCCACCCCCCAATTTTTCGGTCCTGCTGCTAACACCTGAGCGGGTGGATCATTTACAATTGCGCGGCGAGCCCCAGAATCGGACAATTTATGATGCTCAAAGTAATGGCACTTGGAAAGGGAAGGCGGTCAATCCTTAA
- a CDS encoding RNA-guided endonuclease InsQ/TnpB family protein, with protein MPYKAFRTKLKLNDRQATLMAKHAGYARFVFNWGLHLWRSAYEEGLKPNINSIKKVFTNYVKPQYPWMSELSSKVYQYAFINLGDAFKRFFKGISSYPKFKKKGHHDSFTLDNSGKPFNLSGTRHKLPFVGWVSTFEALPESWVKKVTITRQAGDWYMSFFVETTPEITPKFRERIGVDLGINNLATCSDGTKFSNPKAYKAATKKLARLQRHLSRKVKGSKNRAKCLLKVQKLHQRVANIRRDTIHKITTFLAKNHSQVVIEDLNVSGMLKNHGLAGSIADASFYEFRRQLGYKAERYGSKLIIADRFYPSSQLCSNCGHRQKMPLVRRTFECPNCGLKIDRDLNASINLEKSPGSDDYTCGRGAADSPGRSQK; from the coding sequence ATGCCTTACAAAGCTTTCCGAACCAAACTAAAACTCAATGACCGTCAAGCCACCTTGATGGCCAAACACGCGGGGTATGCTCGGTTCGTGTTTAATTGGGGATTACACTTATGGAGGTCAGCTTATGAAGAGGGACTCAAGCCTAATATCAACTCCATTAAAAAGGTTTTTACGAATTATGTGAAACCTCAATATCCTTGGATGTCTGAATTGTCTTCTAAAGTTTATCAATATGCCTTCATTAATCTAGGGGATGCCTTTAAGCGCTTCTTCAAGGGAATAAGCAGTTATCCTAAATTTAAGAAGAAAGGCCACCATGATAGCTTTACCCTTGACAATTCCGGAAAGCCATTCAATCTGTCAGGAACTCGCCATAAGCTGCCTTTTGTGGGCTGGGTTTCTACATTTGAGGCTCTACCCGAAAGTTGGGTTAAGAAAGTCACTATAACGCGCCAAGCAGGTGACTGGTATATGAGCTTTTTTGTAGAAACCACACCAGAAATCACACCGAAATTCCGAGAGAGAATCGGGGTAGACCTAGGAATTAACAATTTGGCGACTTGCTCCGATGGGACAAAATTCTCTAATCCCAAGGCTTATAAAGCAGCGACCAAAAAACTAGCCAGATTACAACGCCATTTAAGTCGCAAAGTCAAAGGCTCAAAAAATCGGGCTAAATGTCTCTTAAAAGTTCAAAAGCTACATCAAAGAGTAGCTAATATTCGCCGTGACACGATTCATAAAATCACTACTTTTTTGGCTAAAAACCACAGCCAAGTCGTCATTGAGGATTTGAATGTGTCAGGTATGCTGAAAAATCATGGTTTGGCTGGTTCTATCGCTGATGCTTCATTTTATGAGTTCCGTCGTCAACTAGGTTACAAGGCAGAACGTTATGGTTCAAAGTTGATTATTGCCGATAGATTTTATCCATCCAGTCAACTGTGTTCTAACTGTGGCCATCGTCAAAAAATGCCCCTAGTCCGTCGGACTTTTGAATGTCCAAACTGTGGCTTGAAGATTGATAGAGATTTGAACGCCAGTATAAATTTAGAAAAATCGCCTGGTTCAGACGATTACACTTGTGGACGGGGTGCTGCCGACAGTCCCGGACGAAGCCAGAAATAA
- a CDS encoding CHAT domain-containing tetratricopeptide repeat protein: MIKPQQLIEIGLITATLSVMLGESVLATSSQLKTNSSSPQPTPIIIAQNSSNSEADRLLNEGFILFQQGTAESLREALEKLQAARELYRAARDKGNEAVTLLGMGRINDLLGEKQTALDYYNQALPLYRAVEDRGGEATTLNNIGLVYDSLGEKQTALDYYNQALPLYRAVEDRGGEATTLNNIGLVYDSLGEKQTALDYLNQALPLRRAVEDRGGEAGTLNNIGHVYSDLGEKQTALDYYNQALPLFRAVEDRRGEAATLNNIGAVYSSLGEKQTALDYYNQALPLRRAVEDRGGEATTLSNIGLVYSDLGEKQTALDYYNQALPLRRAVEDRGGEATTLNNIGAVYSSLGEKQTALDYYNQALPLLRAVGDRGMEATTLNNIGLVYDSLGEKQTALDYLNQALPLFRAVEDRGGEANTLTNMASLQRSQGELTEALVNMEKAINLTEELRSLAPPGELRQTFFSTVQDRYQLYIELLMELHQQNPQKGYDALAFHASERSRARSLLELLAEAGANIREGVDPQLLQQEQSLIQQHNAIEHQRHELTRGQFTTAQIDALTTQSQSLINQLNQLQTQIRVVSPNYANLQYPQPLNLEQVQQQVLDDDTLLLQYYLGEERSFLWAVTKDSITSYILPNSTEIEAVATPYREAINLDNTTTVAQGLALSEILIAPVVNQLNNQRLLIVADGILQFIPFVALPIPSQPDTPLLVEHEIVTASSATLIANQREQLANRPTAAKAVAVIADPIFESNDPRLNSQISSENNPPSLDNLALARATRSLGLGDTAPQLNRLEYSRLEAQNIAELFPENERIKALDFEASRYLATHPNLSQYQIIHFATHGLIHPVNPELSGLVLSLFNPQGESDNGFLRLNDIFNLNLPAELVVLSACQTGLGREVRGEGLVGLTRGFMYAGARRVVVSLWNVNDLATSQLMTRFYQQMLNENQPPIIALRQAQLEMWNSGQWQSPYYWGAFTIQGDWR; this comes from the coding sequence ATGATTAAACCACAGCAACTCATCGAAATAGGATTGATAACAGCCACATTATCCGTGATGCTAGGGGAGTCAGTCTTGGCGACCTCATCACAGCTAAAAACCAATTCATCATCCCCTCAACCAACGCCTATAATTATCGCCCAAAATAGCAGTAATTCTGAAGCGGATAGATTGTTAAATGAGGGATTCATACTATTTCAACAAGGAACCGCCGAATCATTACGAGAAGCCCTAGAAAAGTTGCAAGCCGCCCGCGAACTCTATCGCGCTGCTAGGGATAAGGGAAATGAAGCCGTCACCCTGCTGGGTATGGGGAGAATTAATGATTTATTAGGAGAAAAACAAACAGCCCTAGACTACTACAACCAAGCTTTACCCCTGTATCGGGCTGTGGAGGATAGAGGGGGGGAAGCTACTACTCTCAACAATATTGGCCTTGTGTACGACTCCCTGGGAGAAAAACAAACAGCCCTAGACTACTACAACCAAGCTTTACCCCTGTATCGGGCTGTGGAGGATAGAGGGGGGGAAGCTACTACTCTCAACAATATTGGCCTTGTGTACGACTCCCTGGGAGAAAAACAAACAGCCCTAGACTACCTTAACCAAGCTTTACCCCTAAGAAGGGCTGTGGAGGATAGAGGGGGGGAAGCTGGTACTCTCAACAATATTGGCCATGTGTACTCCGACCTGGGAGAAAAACAAACAGCCCTAGACTACTACAACCAAGCTTTACCCCTATTCAGGGCTGTGGAGGATAGACGGGGGGAAGCTGCTACTCTCAACAATATTGGCGCTGTGTACTCCTCCCTGGGAGAAAAACAAACAGCCCTAGACTACTACAACCAAGCTTTACCCCTAAGAAGGGCTGTGGAGGATAGAGGGGGGGAAGCTACTACTCTCAGCAATATTGGCCTTGTGTACTCCGACCTGGGAGAAAAACAAACAGCCCTAGACTACTACAACCAAGCTTTACCCCTAAGAAGGGCTGTGGAGGATAGAGGGGGGGAAGCTACTACTCTCAACAATATTGGCGCTGTGTACTCCTCCCTGGGAGAAAAACAAACAGCCCTAGACTACTACAACCAAGCTTTACCCCTATTAAGGGCTGTGGGGGATAGAGGAATGGAAGCTACTACTCTCAACAATATTGGCCTTGTGTACGACTCCCTGGGAGAAAAACAAACAGCCCTAGACTACCTTAACCAAGCTTTACCCCTATTCAGGGCTGTGGAGGATAGAGGGGGGGAAGCCAATACCCTCACCAATATGGCTTCTCTCCAACGTTCCCAAGGCGAACTCACCGAAGCCCTGGTTAATATGGAAAAGGCGATTAACTTAACTGAAGAACTCCGCAGCCTAGCCCCTCCCGGCGAACTCCGCCAAACCTTTTTCTCCACCGTTCAAGACCGTTACCAATTATATATTGAATTGTTAATGGAACTGCATCAACAAAACCCCCAAAAAGGATATGATGCCCTCGCTTTTCACGCCAGCGAACGTTCTCGCGCCCGCAGCCTTTTGGAACTTCTCGCCGAGGCTGGTGCGAATATTCGTGAAGGCGTAGACCCCCAACTTTTGCAGCAGGAACAAAGCCTAATACAACAACACAATGCCATAGAACATCAACGCCATGAACTCACCCGGGGTCAATTTACCACAGCACAAATCGATGCACTTACAACTCAATCCCAATCTCTCATTAATCAACTCAATCAACTACAAACCCAAATTAGGGTAGTCAGTCCCAACTATGCTAACCTGCAATATCCCCAACCTCTCAACTTAGAACAAGTGCAGCAACAGGTACTTGATGATGATACCTTGCTGTTACAATATTACCTAGGAGAAGAACGCAGTTTTCTCTGGGCGGTGACTAAGGATAGTATCACCAGCTATATTCTGCCCAACTCAACCGAAATCGAAGCCGTAGCTACCCCCTATCGAGAAGCGATTAACCTTGATAATACCACCACAGTAGCACAGGGATTAGCCCTGAGTGAAATCTTGATTGCTCCCGTAGTTAATCAACTGAATAATCAACGGTTATTGATAGTCGCAGATGGGATTTTACAATTCATTCCCTTTGTCGCTTTACCCATACCTTCTCAACCCGATACCCCCCTATTAGTCGAACATGAAATCGTCACCGCTTCCTCAGCTACTCTCATTGCTAATCAACGAGAACAATTAGCCAATCGACCGACGGCTGCCAAAGCTGTTGCGGTGATTGCTGACCCGATTTTTGAATCCAACGACCCGCGCTTAAATTCTCAAATATCCTCCGAAAATAACCCTCCCAGCTTAGATAATTTAGCCTTAGCTAGGGCGACCAGAAGTTTAGGTTTAGGAGATACAGCCCCCCAGTTAAACCGTTTAGAATATAGCCGATTGGAAGCCCAAAATATCGCGGAATTATTCCCGGAAAATGAAAGAATCAAAGCCTTAGATTTTGAGGCTTCCCGCTACCTAGCGACTCACCCCAATTTATCGCAATATCAAATCATCCACTTCGCGACTCATGGGTTAATTCATCCAGTCAACCCGGAATTATCAGGATTAGTGTTATCATTATTTAATCCCCAGGGAGAATCGGATAATGGCTTTTTGCGGTTAAATGATATATTTAACCTAAATTTACCCGCCGAATTAGTGGTATTAAGCGCCTGTCAGACTGGTTTAGGTCGGGAAGTGAGGGGAGAGGGATTAGTGGGTTTAACTCGCGGTTTTATGTATGCAGGAGCGCGGCGAGTGGTGGTGAGTTTATGGAATGTGAATGATTTGGCGACTTCCCAGTTAATGACGAGGTTTTATCAGCAGATGTTGAATGAGAATCAACCGCCCATTATAGCTTTAAGACAAGCACAATTAGAGATGTGGAATTCGGGTCAATGGCAGTCTCCCTATTATTGGGGTGCGTTTACTATTCAAGGAGATTGGCGGTAA
- a CDS encoding CHAT domain-containing tetratricopeptide repeat protein: protein MIKPQQLIEIGLITATLSVMLGESVLATSSQLKTNSSSPQPTPIIIAQNSSNSEADRLLNEGFILFQQGTAESLREALEKLQAARELYRAAGDKGNEAFTLVGMGRINDLLGEKQTALDYYNQALPLYRAVEDRRGEATTLNNIGGVYDSLGEKQTALDYYNQALPLLRAVEDRGGEAATLNNIGLVYDSLGEKQTALDYYNQALPLSRAVEDRGGEAATLNNIGLVYDSLGEKQTALDYLNQALPLVRAVEDRWGEARTLTNIGGVYDSLGEKQTALDYYNQALPLLRAVEDRGGEATTLNNIGAVYSSLGEKQTALDYYNQALPLRRAVEDRGGEATTLNNIGAVYDSLGEKQTALDYYNQALPLLRAVGDRRVEATTLNNIGAVYDSLGEKQTALDYYNQALPLSRAVGDRGMEATTLTNIGRVYDSLGEKQTALDYYNQALPLSRAVGDRGMEATTLTNIGRVYDSLGEKQTALDYLNQALPLSRAVGDRRGEAYTLTGMAFLQRSQGELTEALVNMEKAINLTEELRSLAPPGELRQTFFSTVQDRYQLYIELLMELHQQNPQKGYDALAFHASERSRARSLLELLAEAGANIREGVDPQLLQQEQSLIQQHNAIEHQRHELTRGQFTQAQIDALTTQSQSLINQLNQLQTQIRVVSPNYANLQYPQPLNLEQVQQQVLDDDTLLLQYYLGEERSFLWAVTKDSITSYILPNSTEIEAVAAPYREAINLDNTTTVAQGLALSEILIAPVVNQLNNQRLLIVADGILQFIPFAALPIPSQPDTPLLVEHEIVTASSATLIANQREQLANRPTAAKAVAVIADPIFESNDPRLNSQISSENNPPSLDNLALARATRSLGLGDTAPQLNRLEYSRLEAQNIAELFPENERIKALDFEASRYLATHPNLSQYQIIHFATHGLIHPVNPELSGLVLSLFNPQGESDNGFLRLNDIFNLNLPAELVVLSACQTGLGREVRGEGLVGLTRGFMYAGARRVVVSLWNVNDLATSQLMTRFYQQMLNENQPPIIALRQAQLEMWNSGQWQSPYYWGAFTIQGDWR, encoded by the coding sequence ATGATTAAACCACAGCAACTCATCGAAATAGGATTGATAACAGCGACATTATCCGTGATGCTAGGGGAGTCAGTCCTGGCGACCTCATCACAGCTAAAAACCAATTCATCATCCCCTCAACCAACGCCTATAATTATCGCCCAAAATAGCAGTAATTCTGAAGCGGATAGATTGTTAAATGAGGGATTCATACTATTTCAACAAGGAACCGCCGAATCATTACGAGAAGCCCTAGAAAAGTTGCAAGCCGCCCGCGAACTCTATCGCGCTGCTGGGGATAAGGGAAATGAAGCCTTCACCCTGGTAGGTATGGGGAGAATTAATGATTTATTAGGAGAAAAACAAACAGCCCTAGACTACTACAACCAAGCTTTACCCCTGTATCGGGCTGTGGAGGATAGACGGGGGGAAGCTACTACTCTCAACAATATTGGCGGTGTGTACGACTCCCTGGGAGAAAAACAAACAGCCCTAGACTACTACAACCAAGCTTTACCCCTATTAAGGGCTGTGGAGGATAGAGGGGGGGAAGCTGCTACTCTCAACAATATTGGCCTTGTGTATGACTCCCTGGGAGAAAAACAAACAGCCCTAGACTACTACAACCAAGCTTTACCCCTATCAAGGGCTGTGGAGGATAGAGGGGGGGAAGCTGCTACTCTCAACAATATTGGCCTTGTGTACGACTCCCTGGGAGAAAAACAAACAGCCCTAGACTACCTTAACCAAGCTTTACCCCTAGTAAGGGCTGTGGAGGATAGATGGGGGGAAGCGAGAACTCTCACCAATATTGGCGGTGTGTACGACTCCCTGGGAGAAAAACAAACAGCCCTAGACTACTACAACCAAGCTTTACCCCTATTAAGGGCTGTGGAGGATAGAGGGGGGGAAGCTACTACTCTCAACAATATTGGCGCTGTGTACTCCTCCCTGGGAGAAAAACAAACAGCCCTAGACTACTACAACCAAGCTTTACCCCTAAGAAGGGCTGTGGAGGATAGAGGGGGGGAAGCTACTACTCTCAACAATATTGGCGCTGTGTACGACTCCCTGGGAGAAAAACAAACAGCCCTAGACTACTACAACCAAGCTTTACCCCTATTAAGGGCTGTGGGAGATAGACGGGTGGAAGCTACTACTCTCAACAATATTGGCGCTGTGTACGACTCCCTGGGAGAAAAACAAACAGCCCTAGACTACTACAACCAAGCTTTACCCCTATCAAGGGCTGTGGGGGATAGAGGAATGGAAGCTACTACTCTCACCAATATTGGCCGTGTGTACGACTCCCTGGGAGAAAAACAAACAGCCCTAGACTACTACAACCAAGCTTTACCCCTATCAAGGGCTGTGGGGGATAGAGGAATGGAAGCTACTACTCTCACCAATATTGGCCGTGTGTACGACTCCCTGGGAGAAAAACAAACAGCCCTAGACTACCTTAACCAAGCTTTACCCCTATCAAGGGCTGTGGGGGATAGACGGGGGGAAGCCTATACCCTCACCGGTATGGCTTTTCTCCAACGTTCCCAAGGCGAACTCACCGAAGCCCTGGTTAATATGGAAAAGGCGATTAACTTAACTGAAGAACTCCGCAGCCTAGCCCCTCCCGGCGAACTCCGCCAAACCTTTTTCTCCACCGTTCAAGACCGTTACCAATTATATATTGAATTGTTAATGGAACTGCATCAACAAAACCCCCAAAAAGGATATGATGCCCTCGCTTTTCACGCCAGCGAACGTTCTCGCGCCCGCAGCCTTTTGGAACTTCTCGCCGAGGCTGGTGCGAATATTCGTGAAGGCGTAGACCCCCAACTTTTGCAGCAGGAACAAAGCCTAATACAACAACACAATGCCATAGAACATCAACGCCATGAACTCACCCGGGGTCAATTTACCCAAGCACAAATCGATGCACTTACAACTCAATCCCAATCTCTCATTAATCAACTCAATCAACTACAAACCCAAATTAGGGTAGTCAGTCCCAACTATGCTAACCTGCAATATCCCCAACCTCTCAACTTAGAACAAGTGCAGCAACAGGTACTTGATGATGATACCTTGCTGTTACAATATTACCTAGGAGAAGAACGCAGTTTTCTCTGGGCGGTGACTAAGGATAGTATCACCAGCTATATCCTGCCCAACTCAACCGAAATCGAAGCCGTAGCCGCCCCCTATCGAGAAGCGATTAACCTTGATAATACCACCACCGTAGCACAGGGATTAGCCCTGAGTGAAATCTTGATTGCTCCCGTAGTTAATCAACTGAATAATCAACGGTTATTGATAGTCGCAGATGGGATTTTACAATTCATTCCCTTTGCCGCTTTACCCATACCTTCTCAACCCGATACCCCCCTATTAGTCGAACATGAAATCGTCACCGCTTCCTCAGCTACTCTCATTGCTAATCAACGAGAACAATTAGCCAATCGACCGACGGCTGCCAAAGCTGTTGCGGTGATTGCTGACCCGATTTTTGAATCCAACGACCCGCGCTTAAATTCTCAAATATCCTCCGAAAATAACCCTCCCAGCTTAGATAATTTAGCCTTAGCTAGGGCGACCAGAAGTTTAGGTTTAGGAGATACAGCCCCCCAGTTAAACCGTTTAGAATATAGCCGATTGGAAGCCCAAAATATCGCGGAATTATTCCCGGAAAATGAAAGAATCAAAGCCTTAGATTTTGAGGCTTCCCGCTACCTAGCGACTCACCCCAATTTATCGCAATATCAAATCATCCACTTCGCCACTCATGGGTTAATTCATCCAGTCAACCCGGAATTATCAGGATTAGTGTTATCATTATTTAATCCCCAGGGAGAATCGGATAATGGCTTTTTGCGGTTAAATGATATATTTAACCTAAATTTACCCGCCGAATTAGTGGTATTAAGCGCCTGTCAGACTGGTTTAGGTCGGGAAGTGAGGGGAGAGGGATTAGTGGGTTTAACTCGCGGTTTTATGTATGCAGGAGCGCGGCGAGTGGTGGTGAGTTTATGGAATGTGAATGATTTGGCGACTTCCCAGTTAATGACGAGGTTTTATCAGCAGATGTTGAATGAGAATCAACCGCCCATTATAGCTTTAAGACAAGCACAATTAGAGATGTGGAATTCGGGTCAATGGCAGTCTCCCTATTATTGGGGTGCGTTTACTATTCAAGGAGATTGGCGGTAA
- a CDS encoding tocopherol cyclase family protein: protein MIAMFDLKPITALSTPHNGYHWEGGDRRFFEGWYYRVTLPEPRQTFAFMYSIEDPSGGQPHSGGAAQILGPDDQYLCRTFPDVNKFWASTDTLALGHWGDTDLKSAPGYLDSQLFDRFIRQGYQGTDTHHQGRLKDGTRNCSWEYTITPVYGWGQQQSTAGWLSFLPIFEPGWQILMAHGSATGWIDWNGTLYQFTNAPAYGEKNWGGAFPRKWFWVNCNCFDHIPDLALTAGGGKRSVLWWLESVAMVGIHYRGQFYEFVPWNAQVHWQIAPWGDWHIQADNGRFQVSLQATTTYPGTPLRAPTHHGLQFCCRDTMKGEVTLQLRQQGRLILEAHSSLCGLETGGGPWDETWVH, encoded by the coding sequence ATGATTGCCATGTTTGATTTGAAACCCATTACTGCTCTATCTACCCCCCACAATGGTTATCACTGGGAAGGCGGCGATCGCCGTTTTTTTGAAGGCTGGTATTATCGGGTCACTCTCCCCGAACCCCGTCAAACTTTCGCCTTCATGTACTCCATTGAAGACCCCAGCGGCGGACAACCCCACAGCGGCGGTGCTGCCCAAATTTTAGGACCAGATGACCAGTACCTCTGTCGGACTTTCCCTGATGTCAATAAATTCTGGGCATCTACCGACACCCTAGCTCTGGGTCATTGGGGAGACACTGACCTAAAATCTGCCCCCGGATATCTCGACTCTCAACTATTCGATCGCTTTATTCGTCAAGGATATCAGGGAACTGATACCCACCATCAAGGTCGCCTCAAAGATGGAACCCGTAACTGTAGTTGGGAATATACTATCACTCCCGTTTATGGGTGGGGACAACAACAGTCAACCGCTGGCTGGCTATCATTTCTGCCGATTTTTGAACCGGGATGGCAAATATTAATGGCTCACGGTTCGGCTACTGGCTGGATTGACTGGAATGGCACACTCTATCAGTTTACTAACGCCCCCGCTTACGGTGAGAAAAACTGGGGCGGCGCATTTCCTCGAAAGTGGTTTTGGGTTAACTGCAACTGTTTTGACCATATTCCTGATTTGGCTCTCACAGCAGGCGGCGGAAAGCGATCGGTATTGTGGTGGCTCGAATCCGTCGCTATGGTCGGTATTCACTATCGCGGTCAATTTTATGAGTTTGTCCCCTGGAATGCTCAAGTTCACTGGCAAATTGCACCCTGGGGAGATTGGCACATTCAAGCTGACAACGGACGGTTTCAAGTTTCCCTCCAGGCTACCACTACCTACCCCGGTACTCCTCTACGCGCCCCTACTCATCATGGCTTGCAATTCTGCTGTCGCGATACTATGAAAGGTGAAGTAACCCTACAACTCCGACAACAGGGACGCTTAATTCTGGAAGCCCATAGTTCCCTCTGTGGCCTGGAAACTGGAGGTGGTCCCTGGGATGAAACCTGGGTTCATTGA